From the Cydia pomonella isolate Wapato2018A chromosome 11, ilCydPomo1, whole genome shotgun sequence genome, one window contains:
- the LOC133522637 gene encoding uncharacterized protein LOC133522637 isoform X3 produces MSPVCHNFVQNAWKKDFCSNCFKSREDHLKQERTTEGSKYINTPFQNRSTFFKKTPPSILKTHPKKKNKRNVRFPEEVSSVIGFGGDDWSDGEEFEISEETEDDDTFPDTEEERELHKVTKLNTDFNTVKANLLGETGSKSYTSLLLGKMQTDSDGKKKTLLVSVTPFGQENKSPNVKSHGRKPAVIHVTDASTEETNNYKTNIILSTYVKETETIIQADSTTESICTEKSLLEEISETLEQNRITNATDLGYTQKDCTKPTVVEGKMKESMQDDFDKKEMCETKKNAIVRKSPLPKTQERPKVNLNRSEFKFCKINVESSSVDSAVSTLNSTANNSLTSDDESFSGRTDSDNDDSGHFSETKCEETVKIKVFNETDKNIKMSPIGQLRKIDGQASNGYSTFQSPIIDMPPIVPKPHDNVFSAEASRELAGEPDGRADPDETTEAPALPKSPMPTMDPRPSFLHGMITDIMSPKPAVPEKPKLPIKPVIKQTTKKAVVTTQTVMHLQTKVEDDRSVRAISEEKNNEITEVHAEKPEPIYYAKPVLTKQDSDTSLNSLTKSKAPSPPSSPSIDEYPNLYQRNTNGFTKSDSPVVREMEKRERATVSSATPKAKPADTVEIKKVDVIPEPAPRRNISLSHDNLLLDEKRKGKLKFSIKKLLRIGSSKDLDKKELSVATVAKVAHKSEEIFDLTPKPKPRLVIIHPLDINGSNVEVVKPNEISEIRRMSHDDVSIYSGSSSATEVETPKVVNKPPPPPRHSSEETKVATVHKPARPPPPKSAALQKKQKQQAWTPPNKSDNIYANLGEIRSALAPRKPERTASMREREAHLELPKRRTPIDDEKDDDGPQELVQATNEAVIHNYDDVYNSNKYEETSDSAKNSDSDYEYVNHARSSSPECDSKPVETRKDESVEYPKYNGFRSSLPYCGSETESEIYSPYSFYSSNDNMDTGNEDYQNEMTPKTTTNKLRVRKGRSVVHRNLEDNYGAVVIANHEALAQVLEQVQQSATMQPSLRGLKACTNLRWSDFAVQSSRTVRTGKRLFYPAIWNSSQGPVNVTLMVHKEQTASQLVCQQSMQPQTLSLNAITEFCDLVPLQQFGEEGDDLVQATIVVLAQAQVDTLQSYGESLRSVEISTKEYQLVQTEQIHEAIFMMLQLINGLKCLQARGIEEISESLTSFISLREQPCGASGISSPTPDDRLNSLSAPKTNSYGRLCILQGLSDDMNKSTPDVHLNSLCKCAIKALEIILPSEKLTPLLKEVLQEERAISLNQAKSVLEFMLWGPLDVVQGVPVDDRELSLQRWLDLERATVLHGLVRTRVQLNVFEQLHLMFLVRSTAKAMCDASVLLEKANVY; encoded by the exons ATGTCGCCGGTGTGCCACAACTTCGTGCAGAACGCCTGGAAGAAGGACTTCTGCTCTAACTGCTTCAAGTCCCGCGAGGACCACCTCAAGCAGGAGCGCACCACCGAGGGCAGCAAGTACATCAACACCCCCTTCCAGAACAGAAGCACCTTCTTCAAGAAAACACCACCCAGCATACTCAAAACACACCCCAAGAAGAAAAACAAACGAAATGTCAGATTCCCTGAAGAGGTGAGCAGTGTCATTGGCTTCGGTGGCGACGATTGGTCTGATGGAGAAGAATTCGAAATTTCAGAAGAAACTGAAGACGATGACACTTTCCCTGATACAGAGGAAGAGAGAGAACTTCATAAAGTCACCAAACTGAACACAGATTTTAACACTGTTAAAGCTAATCTATTGGGTGAAACTGGAAGCAAATCTTACACCTCTTTGCTGTTAGGGAAAATGCAAACAGATTCCGATGGAAAGAAGAAAACTTTACTAGTTTCAGTTACTCCGTTTGGGCAAGAAAATAAAAGCCCAAATGTTAAGTCGCATGGTCGAAAACCCGCCGTTATACACGTCACAGACGCATCCACCGAAGAAACCAATAACTATAAAACCAATATCATTCTGTCAACGTACGTTAAAGAAACCGAGACTATTATACAAGCAGATAGCACAACAGAAAGTATATGCACTGAAAAATCGCTGCTTGAAGAAATATCAGAAACATTAGAACAGAACAGAATTACAAATGCTACTGATCTTGGTTACACTCAAAAAGATTGCACCAAACCCACCGTAGTAGAAGGGAAAATGAAAGAGAGTATGCAAGATGACTTCGACAAGAAAGAAATGTGCGAGACCAAAAAGAATGCGATCGTGAGGAAATCGCCACTACCTAAAACACAGGAAAGGCCTAAAGTAAATCTCAACCGATCTGAATTCAAGTTTTGTAAGATTAACGTTGAAAGCAGTAGTGTTGATTCAGCGGTAAGCACTCTTAATTCCACTGCCAACAATTCTCTAACGTCAGACGACGAAAGTTTCAGCGGTCGCACGGACTCCGATAACGACGATAGCGGCCATTTCTCCGAAACGAAATGTGAAGAGACAGTTAAGATAAAAGTGTTCAACGAGACCGATAAGAACATCAAGATGTCCCCGATAGGGCAGCTAAGAAAAATAGACGGGCAAGCTAGCAACGGCTACTCGACGTTCCAAAGTCCGATTATAGATATGCCACCAATCGTGCCAAAGCCTCATGACAATGTATTTTCTGCTGAGGCTAGTAGGGAGTTAGCCGGCGAACCAGATGGTAGGGCAGATCCAGATGAAACCACTGAAGCCCCAGCGTTACCTAAGAGCCCAATGCCTACTATGGATCCTCGTCCGTCTTTCCTTCACGGAATGATTACTGATATAATGTCTCCCAAACCTGCCGTACCTGAAAAACCCAAGTTGCCCATCAAGCCGGTTATAAAACAAACCACTAAGAAAGCCGTCGTAACGACGCAAACAGTTATGCATTTGCAAACTAAAGTGGAAGACGATCGATCGGTTCGAGCTATTAGTGAGGAGAAAAATAACGAAATCACTGAGGTGCATGCTGAAAAACCTGAACCGATTTACTACGCAAAACCTGTTCTAACCAAGCAAGACAGCGATACGTCACTAAATAGTCTCACTAAATCTAAAGCACCATCTCCTCCATCATCGCCATCAATAGACGAGTATCCCAATTTGTATCAAAGGAATACAAATGGATTCACCAAATCTGACTCTCCTGTAGTAAGAGAAATGGAGAAGCGAGAGCGAGCGACCGTGTCCTCTGCGACGCCTAAAGCAAAACCTGCTGATACTGTTGAGATTAAAAAGGTTGATGTCATCCCAGAACCTGCCCCTAGAAGAAACATATCTCTGTCACACGATAATCTTCTCTTAGATGAAAAGCGCAAAGGCAAGCTCAAATTCTCCATCAAAAAACTCCTACGCATAGGCTCATCAAAAGACTTAGACAAGAAAGAGCTCAGCGTAGCAACAGTGGCGAAAGTAGCCCACAAGTCCGAAGAAATCTTCGATTTAACACCGAAACCGAAACCACGGCTGGTGATCATACATCCGTTGGACATAAACGGGTCGAATGTTGAGGTCGTGAAGCCGAATGAGATATCCGAGATTCGTCGGATGAGTCACGATGACGTGTCGATATATAGTGGGAGTAGTTCGGCAACTGAGGTTGAGACGCCGAAGGTCGTAAACAAGCCCCCTCCCCCTCCAAGGCACTCGAGTGAAGAGACAAAGGTAGCCACTGTTCACAAGCCGGCCAGACCGCCGCCGCCAAAGTCGGCTGCTCTCCAAAAGAAGCAAAAACAGCAGGCGTGGACACCGCCGAACAAGAGCGACAATATTTATGCGAATCTAG GCGAGATTCGGTCAGCCCTAGCCCCTAGAAAACCCGAACGCACAGCGAGCATGCGAGAGCGAGAAGCTCACTTAGAGCTACCCAAACGCAGAACGCCCATAGACGACGAGAAAGACGACGACGGCCCTCAAGAACTCGTACAAGCCACCAACGAAGCCGTCATCCACAATTACGACGACGTTTACAACTCTAATAAGTACGAGGAAACCTCAGATTCCGCTAAAAACAGTGATAGCGACTACGAGTACGTAAACCACGCACGATCAAGTTCTCCTGAATGTGATTCTAAACCAGTAGAGACGCGAAAAGACGAAAGCGTCGAATACCCGAAATACAACGGCTTCAGATCCTCCCTCCCTTACTGCGGGAGCGAAACAGAATCAGAGATATACTCCCCGTACAGCTTCTACAGTTCTAACGATAACATGGATACTGGCAACGAGGATTATCAGAACGAGATGACGCCAAAAACGACTACGAATAAGCTGCGGGTGCGAAAGGGACGCAGTGTTGTGCACAGGAATCTGGAGGACAATTATGGGGCTGTCGTTATTGCTAACCACGAGGCGCTGGCGCAGGTTTTAGAAcag gtacaGCAGAGTGCCACGATGCAGCCCTCGCTCCGCGGCCTCAAGGCCTGCACTAATCTTCGCTGGAGCGACTTCGCCGTGCAGTCCTCGAGGACCGTGCGCACGGGCAAGAGGCTTTTCTACCCTGCCATATGGAACTCTAGCcaag GCCCAGTGAACGTCACGCTGATGGTCCACAAGGAACAAACGGCCTCTCAACTCGTTTGCCAACAGTCGATGCAGCCTCAGACCCTCAGCCTGAACGCTATCACGGAGTTCTGTGACCTGGTGCCACTCCAGCAGTTCGGAGAAGAAGGCGATGACTTGGTGCAAG CAACCATCGTCGTGCTAGCCCAAGCGCAAGTCGACACCCTCCAAAGCTACGGCGAATCCCTCCGCTCCGTCGAGATATCCACAAAAGAGTACCAACTAGTCCAAACCGAGCAGATCCACGAAGCCATCTTCATGATGCTTCAACTCATCAACGGCCTGAAATGCCTCCAAGCGAGAGGGATCGAGGAGATTTCGGAGAGTTTAACCTCATTTATTTCGTTGAGAGAACAGCCATGTGGGGCTAGCGGGATAAGTTCGCCGACTCCGGATGATAGACTGAATTCATTGTCGGCGCCGAAGACGAATAGCTACGGGAGATTGTGCATTTTACAAGG GCTAAGCGACGACATGAACAAATCAACGCCTGACGTCCACCTCAACTCTCTCTGCAAGTGCGCCATCAAAGCTCTCGAAATCATCCTCCCGAGCGAGAAACTAACCCCACTACTTAAAGAAGTCCTCCAAGAAGAACGAGCCATATCCCTTAACCAGGCAAAATCAGTCTTGGAATTCATGCTGTGGGGTCCTTTAGACGTCGTTCAAGGTGTCCCAGTAGATGACCGCGAATTGTCTCTACAAAGATGGCTGGATTTGGAAAGAGCGACGGTTTTACATGGGTTGGTGAGGACCAGAGTCCAACTGAATGTGTTTGAGCAGCTGCATTTGATGTTCTTAGTGCGATCCACGGCGAAGGCGATGTGCGATGCGTCGGTACTTTTAGAAAAGGCCAATGTCTATTGA
- the LOC133522637 gene encoding uncharacterized protein LOC133522637 isoform X2 gives MPQIFFKKVMVVRERADLENASYAINRRYSRGNMSPVCHNFVQNAWKKDFCSNCFKSREDHLKQERTTEGSKYINTPFQNRSTFFKKTPPSILKTHPKKKNKRNVRFPEEVSSVIGFGGDDWSDGEEFEISEETEDDDTFPDTEEERELHKVTKLNTDFNTVKANLLGETGSKSYTSLLLGKMQTDSDGKKKTLLVSVTPFGQENKSPNVKSHGRKPAVIHVTDASTEETNNYKTNIILSTYVKETETIIQADSTTESICTEKSLLEEISETLEQNRITNATDLGYTQKDCTKPTVVEGKMKESMQDDFDKKEMCETKKNAIVRKSPLPKTQERPKVNLNRSEFKFCKINVESSSVDSAVSTLNSTANNSLTSDDESFSGRTDSDNDDSGHFSETKCEETVKIKVFNETDKNIKMSPIGQLRKIDGQASNGYSTFQSPIIDMPPIVPKPHDNVFSAEASRELAGEPDGRADPDETTEAPALPKSPMPTMDPRPSFLHGMITDIMSPKPAVPEKPKLPIKPVIKQTTKKAVVTTQTVMHLQTKVEDDRSVRAISEEKNNEITEVHAEKPEPIYYAKPVLTKQDSDTSLNSLTKSKAPSPPSSPSIDEYPNLYQRNTNGFTKSDSPVVREMEKRERATVSSATPKAKPADTVEIKKVDVIPEPAPRRNISLSHDNLLLDEKRKGKLKFSIKKLLRIGSSKDLDKKELSVATVAKVAHKSEEIFDLTPKPKPRLVIIHPLDINGSNVEVVKPNEISEIRRMSHDDVSIYSGSSSATEVETPKVVNKPPPPPRHSSEETKVATVHKPARPPPPKSAALQKKQKQQAWTPPNKSDNIYANLGEIRSALAPRKPERTASMREREAHLELPKRRTPIDDEKDDDGPQELVQATNEAVIHNYDDVYNSNKYEETSDSAKNSDSDYEYVNHARSSSPECDSKPVETRKDESVEYPKYNGFRSSLPYCGSETESEIYSPYSFYSSNDNMDTGNEDYQNEMTPKTTTNKLRVRKGRSVVHRNLEDNYGAVVIANHEALAQVLEQVQQSATMQPSLRGLKACTNLRWSDFAVQSSRTVRTGKRLFYPAIWNSSQGPVNVTLMVHKEQTASQLVCQQSMQPQTLSLNAITEFCDLVPLQQFGEEGDDLVQATIVVLAQAQVDTLQSYGESLRSVEISTKEYQLVQTEQIHEAIFMMLQLINGLKCLQARGIEEISESLTSFISLREQPCGASGISSPTPDDRLNSLSAPKTNSYGRLCILQGLSDDMNKSTPDVHLNSLCKCAIKALEIILPSEKLTPLLKEVLQEERAISLNQAKSVLEFMLWGPLDVVQGVPVDDRELSLQRWLDLERATVLHGLVRTRVQLNVFEQLHLMFLVRSTAKAMCDASVLLEKANVY, from the exons AATGCCAGCTACGCGATAAACAGGCGATATTCGCGCGGCAACATGTCGCCGGTGTGCCACAACTTCGTGCAGAACGCCTGGAAGAAGGACTTCTGCTCTAACTGCTTCAAGTCCCGCGAGGACCACCTCAAGCAGGAGCGCACCACCGAGGGCAGCAAGTACATCAACACCCCCTTCCAGAACAGAAGCACCTTCTTCAAGAAAACACCACCCAGCATACTCAAAACACACCCCAAGAAGAAAAACAAACGAAATGTCAGATTCCCTGAAGAGGTGAGCAGTGTCATTGGCTTCGGTGGCGACGATTGGTCTGATGGAGAAGAATTCGAAATTTCAGAAGAAACTGAAGACGATGACACTTTCCCTGATACAGAGGAAGAGAGAGAACTTCATAAAGTCACCAAACTGAACACAGATTTTAACACTGTTAAAGCTAATCTATTGGGTGAAACTGGAAGCAAATCTTACACCTCTTTGCTGTTAGGGAAAATGCAAACAGATTCCGATGGAAAGAAGAAAACTTTACTAGTTTCAGTTACTCCGTTTGGGCAAGAAAATAAAAGCCCAAATGTTAAGTCGCATGGTCGAAAACCCGCCGTTATACACGTCACAGACGCATCCACCGAAGAAACCAATAACTATAAAACCAATATCATTCTGTCAACGTACGTTAAAGAAACCGAGACTATTATACAAGCAGATAGCACAACAGAAAGTATATGCACTGAAAAATCGCTGCTTGAAGAAATATCAGAAACATTAGAACAGAACAGAATTACAAATGCTACTGATCTTGGTTACACTCAAAAAGATTGCACCAAACCCACCGTAGTAGAAGGGAAAATGAAAGAGAGTATGCAAGATGACTTCGACAAGAAAGAAATGTGCGAGACCAAAAAGAATGCGATCGTGAGGAAATCGCCACTACCTAAAACACAGGAAAGGCCTAAAGTAAATCTCAACCGATCTGAATTCAAGTTTTGTAAGATTAACGTTGAAAGCAGTAGTGTTGATTCAGCGGTAAGCACTCTTAATTCCACTGCCAACAATTCTCTAACGTCAGACGACGAAAGTTTCAGCGGTCGCACGGACTCCGATAACGACGATAGCGGCCATTTCTCCGAAACGAAATGTGAAGAGACAGTTAAGATAAAAGTGTTCAACGAGACCGATAAGAACATCAAGATGTCCCCGATAGGGCAGCTAAGAAAAATAGACGGGCAAGCTAGCAACGGCTACTCGACGTTCCAAAGTCCGATTATAGATATGCCACCAATCGTGCCAAAGCCTCATGACAATGTATTTTCTGCTGAGGCTAGTAGGGAGTTAGCCGGCGAACCAGATGGTAGGGCAGATCCAGATGAAACCACTGAAGCCCCAGCGTTACCTAAGAGCCCAATGCCTACTATGGATCCTCGTCCGTCTTTCCTTCACGGAATGATTACTGATATAATGTCTCCCAAACCTGCCGTACCTGAAAAACCCAAGTTGCCCATCAAGCCGGTTATAAAACAAACCACTAAGAAAGCCGTCGTAACGACGCAAACAGTTATGCATTTGCAAACTAAAGTGGAAGACGATCGATCGGTTCGAGCTATTAGTGAGGAGAAAAATAACGAAATCACTGAGGTGCATGCTGAAAAACCTGAACCGATTTACTACGCAAAACCTGTTCTAACCAAGCAAGACAGCGATACGTCACTAAATAGTCTCACTAAATCTAAAGCACCATCTCCTCCATCATCGCCATCAATAGACGAGTATCCCAATTTGTATCAAAGGAATACAAATGGATTCACCAAATCTGACTCTCCTGTAGTAAGAGAAATGGAGAAGCGAGAGCGAGCGACCGTGTCCTCTGCGACGCCTAAAGCAAAACCTGCTGATACTGTTGAGATTAAAAAGGTTGATGTCATCCCAGAACCTGCCCCTAGAAGAAACATATCTCTGTCACACGATAATCTTCTCTTAGATGAAAAGCGCAAAGGCAAGCTCAAATTCTCCATCAAAAAACTCCTACGCATAGGCTCATCAAAAGACTTAGACAAGAAAGAGCTCAGCGTAGCAACAGTGGCGAAAGTAGCCCACAAGTCCGAAGAAATCTTCGATTTAACACCGAAACCGAAACCACGGCTGGTGATCATACATCCGTTGGACATAAACGGGTCGAATGTTGAGGTCGTGAAGCCGAATGAGATATCCGAGATTCGTCGGATGAGTCACGATGACGTGTCGATATATAGTGGGAGTAGTTCGGCAACTGAGGTTGAGACGCCGAAGGTCGTAAACAAGCCCCCTCCCCCTCCAAGGCACTCGAGTGAAGAGACAAAGGTAGCCACTGTTCACAAGCCGGCCAGACCGCCGCCGCCAAAGTCGGCTGCTCTCCAAAAGAAGCAAAAACAGCAGGCGTGGACACCGCCGAACAAGAGCGACAATATTTATGCGAATCTAG GCGAGATTCGGTCAGCCCTAGCCCCTAGAAAACCCGAACGCACAGCGAGCATGCGAGAGCGAGAAGCTCACTTAGAGCTACCCAAACGCAGAACGCCCATAGACGACGAGAAAGACGACGACGGCCCTCAAGAACTCGTACAAGCCACCAACGAAGCCGTCATCCACAATTACGACGACGTTTACAACTCTAATAAGTACGAGGAAACCTCAGATTCCGCTAAAAACAGTGATAGCGACTACGAGTACGTAAACCACGCACGATCAAGTTCTCCTGAATGTGATTCTAAACCAGTAGAGACGCGAAAAGACGAAAGCGTCGAATACCCGAAATACAACGGCTTCAGATCCTCCCTCCCTTACTGCGGGAGCGAAACAGAATCAGAGATATACTCCCCGTACAGCTTCTACAGTTCTAACGATAACATGGATACTGGCAACGAGGATTATCAGAACGAGATGACGCCAAAAACGACTACGAATAAGCTGCGGGTGCGAAAGGGACGCAGTGTTGTGCACAGGAATCTGGAGGACAATTATGGGGCTGTCGTTATTGCTAACCACGAGGCGCTGGCGCAGGTTTTAGAAcag gtacaGCAGAGTGCCACGATGCAGCCCTCGCTCCGCGGCCTCAAGGCCTGCACTAATCTTCGCTGGAGCGACTTCGCCGTGCAGTCCTCGAGGACCGTGCGCACGGGCAAGAGGCTTTTCTACCCTGCCATATGGAACTCTAGCcaag GCCCAGTGAACGTCACGCTGATGGTCCACAAGGAACAAACGGCCTCTCAACTCGTTTGCCAACAGTCGATGCAGCCTCAGACCCTCAGCCTGAACGCTATCACGGAGTTCTGTGACCTGGTGCCACTCCAGCAGTTCGGAGAAGAAGGCGATGACTTGGTGCAAG CAACCATCGTCGTGCTAGCCCAAGCGCAAGTCGACACCCTCCAAAGCTACGGCGAATCCCTCCGCTCCGTCGAGATATCCACAAAAGAGTACCAACTAGTCCAAACCGAGCAGATCCACGAAGCCATCTTCATGATGCTTCAACTCATCAACGGCCTGAAATGCCTCCAAGCGAGAGGGATCGAGGAGATTTCGGAGAGTTTAACCTCATTTATTTCGTTGAGAGAACAGCCATGTGGGGCTAGCGGGATAAGTTCGCCGACTCCGGATGATAGACTGAATTCATTGTCGGCGCCGAAGACGAATAGCTACGGGAGATTGTGCATTTTACAAGG GCTAAGCGACGACATGAACAAATCAACGCCTGACGTCCACCTCAACTCTCTCTGCAAGTGCGCCATCAAAGCTCTCGAAATCATCCTCCCGAGCGAGAAACTAACCCCACTACTTAAAGAAGTCCTCCAAGAAGAACGAGCCATATCCCTTAACCAGGCAAAATCAGTCTTGGAATTCATGCTGTGGGGTCCTTTAGACGTCGTTCAAGGTGTCCCAGTAGATGACCGCGAATTGTCTCTACAAAGATGGCTGGATTTGGAAAGAGCGACGGTTTTACATGGGTTGGTGAGGACCAGAGTCCAACTGAATGTGTTTGAGCAGCTGCATTTGATGTTCTTAGTGCGATCCACGGCGAAGGCGATGTGCGATGCGTCGGTACTTTTAGAAAAGGCCAATGTCTATTGA